In a genomic window of Methylobacter sp. YRD-M1:
- the cobO gene encoding cob(I)yrinic acid a,c-diamide adenosyltransferase, which produces MKARDRRHGLVVVNTGEGKGKSSSALGMVFRAAGWGMKVCVIQYIKGQWQTGEQKAAERFDNIEWHALGDGFTWDTKNPEQDIKTSQAIWEFSKQKIASGEFDLVLLDEINYCCGYGWISGQEIADFIRQHRPAWMHLILTGRNAAPEVIACADTVTEMTKIKHAYEQGIKAEQGIEF; this is translated from the coding sequence ATGAAAGCAAGAGACAGGCGGCACGGACTGGTAGTGGTCAATACCGGAGAAGGCAAGGGCAAATCATCCAGCGCGCTGGGCATGGTGTTTCGTGCCGCGGGCTGGGGCATGAAAGTCTGCGTGATCCAATATATCAAGGGGCAATGGCAAACGGGCGAGCAAAAGGCTGCCGAGCGCTTCGACAATATCGAGTGGCATGCCTTGGGGGATGGCTTTACCTGGGACACCAAGAATCCGGAGCAGGACATCAAAACCAGCCAGGCGATATGGGAGTTCAGCAAGCAGAAAATCGCTTCAGGCGAGTTCGATCTGGTTTTGCTCGATGAGATCAATTACTGCTGCGGCTATGGCTGGATTTCAGGCCAGGAGATCGCCGATTTCATCCGTCAGCACAGGCCGGCCTGGATGCATTTGATCCTGACCGGCCGCAATGCGGCGCCCGAAGTCATTGCCTGTGCCGATACGGTTACTGAAATGACCAAGATCAAACACGCCTACGAGCAGGGTATTAAAGCCGAGCAGGGGATTGAGTTTTAA
- the galK gene encoding galactokinase produces the protein MKTFHAIFGIHPTASAEAPGRVNLLGEHTDYNEGYVLPVAVPQTTRVLLRPNEGNIFRVYAANLSQFIEFNMFAMPEEHFGHYIYGCLRQVEELGIDVPKLDIYISSNVPIGLGLSSSSALEVAMLRALRELLSLSLDDVRIARLAQRAEIDYAGVYCGLMDQMASSLADVDQMLFLDTRTLEYRKLPLPAGTEILVIDSGVMHTSASSKYNERRAECEAATKLLDVTALRDITDPSRTESLPEPLYRRARHVVSENNRVLCVHDNISAEKFGQLMNASHESLRDDYEVSIPELDELVSILQRQDGVYGARLTGSGFGGACAALCEQGAAQHIGRETVKLYNHPGRSGRLLVPRPTE, from the coding sequence ATGAAGACATTCCATGCCATATTTGGCATACATCCTACAGCCAGTGCCGAAGCGCCGGGACGGGTCAATCTGCTTGGCGAACATACCGATTACAACGAGGGCTATGTCCTGCCGGTAGCGGTCCCGCAAACCACGCGCGTACTGCTGCGGCCTAACGAAGGCAATATCTTCAGGGTTTATGCTGCCAATCTGAGCCAATTTATAGAATTCAATATGTTTGCGATGCCTGAGGAGCATTTCGGCCATTATATCTACGGCTGCCTGCGCCAGGTCGAGGAACTCGGCATCGATGTACCGAAACTGGACATTTATATTTCATCCAATGTCCCTATCGGACTCGGCCTGTCTTCCAGTTCCGCGCTTGAGGTGGCGATGCTGCGCGCCCTGCGCGAGTTGCTTTCACTGTCGTTGGACGACGTCCGGATTGCCCGGCTCGCACAGCGCGCCGAGATCGACTATGCGGGCGTTTATTGCGGCTTGATGGATCAAATGGCATCCAGCCTGGCTGATGTGGACCAGATGCTGTTCCTTGATACCCGCACGCTGGAATACCGCAAACTGCCACTGCCGGCAGGCACGGAAATTCTCGTCATTGATTCCGGCGTCATGCATACCTCGGCAAGCAGCAAATACAATGAACGTCGCGCCGAATGCGAAGCGGCGACAAAGCTGCTAGACGTAACCGCATTGCGTGATATAACAGACCCAAGCCGGACCGAATCCTTGCCGGAACCGCTATACCGCCGCGCCCGCCACGTCGTCAGCGAGAACAACCGCGTGCTGTGCGTGCACGACAACATCAGCGCCGAAAAATTCGGGCAACTGATGAATGCTTCACATGAGAGTCTGCGCGACGACTATGAAGTATCGATACCCGAACTTGACGAATTGGTATCAATTCTGCAGCGCCAGGACGGCGTGTATGGCGCACGGCTCACCGGCAGCGGTTTCGGCGGCGCCTGTGCGGCATTATGCGAACAAGGCGCAGCGCAGCATATTGGC